The following proteins are co-located in the Piscirickettsia litoralis genome:
- a CDS encoding GatB/YqeY domain-containing protein, translating to MSELKQRLQDDMKAAMRAKDKARLTTVRLVLAAVKQVEIDGQSTLDDDKVTVILNKLVKQRKDAITQYQNAERPELAEKEQAELAIIQEYLPAMLSESEVDQTIERVIAATGATEPKDMGKVMGPLKAELGSRADFSKVSQKVKARLSA from the coding sequence ATGTCAGAATTAAAGCAACGCTTACAAGACGACATGAAGGCGGCGATGCGCGCCAAAGACAAAGCTCGACTAACGACCGTCCGCCTCGTCCTTGCTGCAGTTAAGCAGGTCGAAATTGATGGCCAGAGCACCTTGGATGATGACAAAGTCACTGTCATTTTGAATAAACTAGTGAAGCAACGTAAAGATGCAATCACCCAGTATCAAAATGCCGAGCGCCCAGAACTTGCTGAAAAAGAGCAAGCTGAGCTAGCAATTATCCAAGAGTATCTGCCAGCGATGCTGAGCGAATCTGAAGTCGACCAAACCATTGAACGCGTCATTGCTGCAACAGGTGCGACAGAGCCCAAAGATATGGGTAAAGTCATGGGTCCACTCAAAGCCGAGCTCGGTAGTCGAGCTGACTTTTCCAAAGTGAGCCAAAAAGTTAAAGCACGCTTGTCTGCGTAG
- the rpsU gene encoding 30S ribosomal protein S21, protein MPSIRVKENEPFDVALRRFKRSCEKAGVLTELRRREHYEKPTTVRRRKAAAAVKRHMKKVSRETQFRTRLY, encoded by the coding sequence ATGCCAAGCATTCGTGTTAAAGAAAACGAACCATTTGATGTTGCACTACGCCGTTTCAAGCGTTCTTGTGAAAAGGCTGGTGTCTTAACTGAATTACGTCGTCGTGAGCACTACGAGAAACCAACGACTGTGCGTCGTCGTAAAGCTGCTGCTGCAGTTAAACGCCACATGAAAAAAGTATCTCGCGAGACTCAATTTCGTACTCGCCTTTACTAA